The sequence below is a genomic window from Halolamina litorea.
GATCATCGGCGGCGGCCGCGAGGAGATCCAGGAAGTGCTCGAAGAGGGTTGGTCCGAGGACCTCACCCTCGAAGAGGGGCTGAAACTCGTCCTCCGGAGCCTCCGTGCCCACGAGGAGGAGATCGATGCGGACTCCCTCTCCCTGTCGGCGATCACCATCGACGACGGCTACGAGGGCTACGGGACCGAGGAGATCGCGGACCTCCTCGACGCCCTCGACGAGGAGTAACGCCGACTTCCTTCGGCGCCAGTATCTGAAGAAGCGGCGGGAAGCCGCTCAGTACGCGTTCTACCCTCGCCGGCGGACACCGAACAGGATCACGAGAGCGACGAGTGTGCTCGCAACGTCGAACCCCGGTGATTCAGTCGTCGTCGAACCCGGTCGGTCGTCCGTATCCGTGGCTCGGAACTCGGTCGTTGGCACTGCCGTGCTCCTGGCCGTTCGATCGGGTGGCGACGTCGCCGCCGTGTTCACGGGCGTCGGTGTCGGTTTCGACGTCGGCGTCGATGTAGCCGTCGGCGCCGGTTCCATCAGCCGGACGGAAAGGTTGTACTTGGTGATCTCAGAAGCATCTGTGTCCCCATCAACGCGGATGTAGACGGTCTGTGCCTCGTCGAACTCCTCGGAGAGAGCGAGCGACGCCGTCGAAGACGCTGGGACCGTCTCGTAGTTCGAGGTTCCTCCGATCCGCCCCTGCTGTGGATCGTAGAGATCAACGCTCGGCGCGGTTCGGGGAAGAGTACCGTCGCGTTTCTCCGAAACGAGCGTGACGTTGAGTGTTGCCCCAGCCGTGACGTCGACCGCGAAGTAGTCTTGATCGTTACCACCGGCGATCCGAAGGTCCTCGTAACTTCCCGGTTCGATGCCTGCCGCCGTATCAAAGCCCCCGTTGTGTTCGAACTGGTCGTCCTGGGTCACGAGTGTCAGCCGGTAGTCGGTTATCGCAGGGCTGTTCCCATCCCCCTCGACGCGGATATAGACGGTCTGTGCTTCGTCGAACTGCTCGGAAGCGTTCATCGTCGCCGTCGCCGCGGAAGGCACCGTATCGTAGTCGGAGGTCGAGTCGACACTCCCCTGTGTTTCGCGATAGATCGTGAGGTCCGGCGCCGACTCGGGCAGTCTCCCGTCTCGTTTCTCCGCCGTTAGCGTCACGCGAAGCGAGGTTCCGGCTGCGACGTCGACCGCGAAGTAGTCCTGATCGTGACCACCGGCGATCCGAAGGTCCTCGTAACTTCCCGGTTCGACGAGCGCGGCCTGTTCGAAGTCGCCGTTGTGTTCGAACCGGTCGTCCTGGGTTACGAGTGTCAGCCGGTAGTCGGTCGACTCCTCAGTGTTCCCATCCCCATCGACGCGGATGTAGACGGTCTGTGCTTCGTCGAACTGCTCGGAGGCGTTCATCGTCGCCGTCGCCGCGGAGGGCACTGTATCGTAGTCGGAGGTCGAGTCGACACTCCCCTGTGTTTCGCGATAGATCGTGAGATCCGGCGCCGACTCGGGCAGTCTCCCGTCTCGTTTCTCCGCCGTTAGCGTCACGCGAAGCGAGGTTCCGGCTGCGACGTCGATCGCGAAGTAATCTTCGTCGTCGCCGCTCTCGATCGTGAGCCCTTCGTGTTCACCAGGTTCGATCGTCACCGCGTCCTCAAACGAGTCGTTGGGCTCTCGGTCCTGTGCGATAGCTGCTCCCGTGAGTCCGGAGAGGAGAATACAGCCGACAACAAGGAGTGTCAGCGTTCGTCTCATGGGGTCGACCTGTCTCTGATAAACTATAAATCCGGGGGAGGCTGTCGGTTACGGACGATAGCCGCCGACACCCGACGCTTTAGGTACTCAGCGTTCGCAGCGATGACCATGCAACTACTCGAAGGCGGCACCATCGTCGACGCCGACGGCACCCTCGACGCAGACGTACTGATCGACGACGGCACGATCGAACTGGTGGGCGACGCGAGCGACGAGAACGTCGACTCGCGCATCGACGTCTCCGGCCGGTTCATCGCGCCGGGGATGATCGACACGCACGTCCACCTGATGATGGACGGGCGCCCCGACGCCGAGAGCGTCCAGGGCGACAGCGAGGCCGCGATGGCGTTCCGCGCCGCGGAGAACCTCCGGAACGCCGTGCGGGCGGGTGTTACTACCACCCGAGACCTCGGCGCGGCGGCGACGCTGGCCATCGATGCCCGCGACGCCGTCGCCGACGGGCAGGTCCTCGGCCCGCGCGTGCAGGCCGCCGGCAAGAACGTCGTGATGACCGGCGGCCACGGCCACTGGTTCGGTCGGGAGGCCGATGGCCCCCACGAAGTCCGGAAGGCGGTTCGCGAACAGCTCAAAGCCGGCGCGGACGCGATCAAGTGCATGGCCACCGGCGGCGTGCTGACGACGGGCGCCCAGACCGGCGCCCCCGAACTCACGCCGGTGGAACTGGAGGCGCTCGTCGAGACTGCCGAGGCCGCCGGCGTCCGAACCGCGGCACACTGCCACGGTACGCAGGGGATCAAGAACGCCGTACTGGCGGGCATCGACAGCGTCGAGCACGGGACGTTCATGGACGAGGAGGCCGCCGAACTGATGGCCGAACGGGACACCTACTGGGTACCGACAGTATCGGCGCTGAAAGGCATCGTCGGCAACAGCGACGCCGGCATCCCGGCACAGGCCGTCGAGAAGGCCAAGGAGGCCGGCGACCGGATGGCGGCGGCGTGGGAGTACGGCCTCGACGCCGGCGTGCCCATCGCGATGGGGACCGACGCGGGAACGCCGTTCAACTACCACGAGGACGCCGCCCACGAACTGGCCTACATGGTTGAGTACGGCCTCGACGAGGCGGGCGCGCTGGAGGCGGCGACGGTCAACGCCGCCGACCTGCTGGGCCTCGACGACACCGGGATGATCGAGAAGGGCTACCGCGCTGACCTGCTGGTGCTACCCGAGAACCCGCTCGAGGACGTACAGGCGTGGCAGTCGCCAGAGCAGGTGTACCTCGCGGGCGAGCAGGTTCGGTAGGCGTCGGCGCGGCTGGGACCACGGCGGCGTGATACCTGCGAATCCGCCACACGGCGGCGAGGAAACGCAACGGTTTTACGTTCCTCACCGCTACTGTTGGTTGCGAAGCGCTCTGGTGGTGTAGTCCGGCCAATCATATCACCCTCTCACGGTGATGACCGGGGTTCGAATCCCCGCCGGAGCATTCTTCCGACGCTACGATCCGACAGCGTCGCTACCGTTCTCGACGCAGGCCTCCGATCCGAGTACTGATAGAACCGGAAGAGCGATCACTGATCGCCAGCAGGCGAACGACTTCGGACGAAATTCCCCCTCGGTCGGGTCGGAGTTCCGCGGGTTTTGTGTCAGTTTTCGGAAAATACGTAAGTCGGTCCCAGTGCTTCGAACGGATGGAGATGTTCCCCACGAACTCGGGCGGCGACGACGACGATAGTGCGCGAAGCAGCCGACGCCGGTTCGTCGGCGCGATGGCCACGCTCTCGGCGGTCGGGCTGGCGGGGTGTGCGGGCGGCGACGCCACCGACACGCCGACCGACGGGCCGATGTCGACGATGACCGACACGCCGACTGCGACGGCGACCGAGGAGCCCACGCCGGAGCCGACGGAGGAGCCCACTGAGACCCCCCAGCCCGCGGCGCCGGACGTGCCCGTGCTGAACTACGCGCTCACGCTGGAACACCTGGAGAACGTGTTCTACCGTGACGGGCTGGAGACGTTCAGCGACGACGAGCTGATGAACGCCGACGCGCTCTCGGCGTTCAACGAGACCGTCCGGATGCAGGTGCCGGAGTACCTCCGCACGGTCGGCGCCCACGAGCAGGCCCACGTCGACGCGCTGACGGCGACGATCGAGGACCTCAACGGCGACCCGATCGGCGAGGGGGAGTACGACTTCGGCTACGAGACGCCCTCGGAGTTCTTCCAGGTCGGTGCCGCGCTGGAGAACACCGGCGTCGCCGCCTACGCGGGCGCCGCCCCGAAGGTCGTCAACAACGACCTGCTCGCGGTCGCAGCGGGGATCCACTCCAACGAGGCCCGCCACGCGGCGTTCCTCAATCTGGTCAACGACGACGCGCCGTTCCCGAACGCCGTCGACGAGGCGATGAGCGTCGACGAGGTGCTCGAGGTGGCGGGGCAGTTCGTCACCAGCGAGGTCGACCCGAGCGCCTACGAACTGGACGAGGACCGGCCCACCCACGACCGCAAGGCCGAGAACGACACCAGCGACGTGGACGTGTTGAACTACGCGCTCACGCTGGAGCACCTGGAGAACGCGTTCTACCGCGACGGCCTCGCGGGGTTCAGCGACGAGGAACTGATGAACGCCGACGTGCTGAGCGACTACGACACGAAGATCCAGGAGAAGGTGCCCGGTCACTTGGCGATGGTTGGCGACCACGAGGCGGCCCACGTGAGCGCCATCAGCGACACGGTCGAACAGCTCGGGGGCACACCCGTCGAGGAGGCCGAGTACGACTTCGGCTACGAGACACCCTCCGAGTTCCTCGGCGTGGCGAAGGCCCTCGAAAACACGGGCGTCGCCGCCTACGCGGGCGCGGCGCCGACGGTCTCCGCTGACGCGGTGTTCAACGCCGCCATCGGCATCCACTCCGTCGAGGCCCGTCACGCGAGCTTCCTCAACGAACTCAACGTCGAATCCCCGTTCCCCGTCGCCGTCGACGAGCCGATGACGATGGCCGAAGTGCAGGAGGTCGCCGGCCAGTTCATCGTCGAGTGAGGCTCCGGCCCGCCGCCCGTTGGAAGGACGGTCGGTGGGCTTAGGTAGGTCGGGAGGCTGGGTTCGCACGATGGAGGCGGCCCTCTGGTACGTGCTATCGGGTACTCGCGGCGGCCCGAACCGGGCGCGCGTTCTTCGGGCCGTCGACGAGCGCCCGCGGAACCCGAACCAGCTCGCCGAGGCGCTCGACCTCAACTACGACACCGTCAGACACCACCTCGACGTGCTGGCGGACAACGACATCGTCCACGCGAGCGGCGACGACTACGGCGCGGTCTACCTGCCGACCGACCGCGCCCGGAACAACTGGGACGTAGTCGAGGAGATAATCGAGGGACTGGAGCAACCATGAGCCGGAACACACGAACCGAGCCACGCTCGACGGGGGACCGATGAACACGCTAGCGACCGCCGCACAGATCACGGTCGGGGTGAACCTCCTCTTTCTCGGGAGTCTGATCTGGGTGTGGGTGCGGAACTACCTCGCGCTCCGATCGAAGCACACGCTCGGGATGCTGGTGTTCGCGAGCCTGCTGTTCATCGAGAACGGGTTCGCGCTCTACTACTACCTCCTCGACCCGGACCTCTCGGTGTGGTTCAGCACGCAGGTCCCCGACATCGCGTGGTACGCGATGCTGTCGTTCCACGTGCTCGAGGCCGTCGCGCTCGCGTTTCTGGCGTGGGTCACCCTCGATTGAGTCCCGAACCGGAACACGCAACGGAGAAACGAATCTTTATACCCTCGCCACGGCCATTCTTTGCTAACGTAGCGTACCATGGCATCGACGATCTACCTCGTGAGTGCGGCGCTGATGGCTCTCCTCCTCGTCGCCGTCGTGGCGGCGGTGGTGGGTCGGAACTGGAAAGATTACACACCGAAACTGGGTGACGACCAGTCGCTTGCGAGCGCACTCGCCGGCAACGAGTCCGTCTGGACGCTGGCGTTCATCGTCGGCGCCTTGGCGCTCGGCTTCGGCGCCATGCTGTTCGTGAGCGGCGACGCGTTCTCCACGTCGCTCGTGAGCGTCGGCGGCATCGTCGTCGCGCTCTCGCTGGCGCTGTCGTTCGTCTTCTACCTCTTCTACGGCACCTACGCGGCCGCGAAGGCCCGTGGGTTCCAGCGTGCGGCGGCCGTCATGGCCGGCTCGTGGATGCTGGCACTGCTGCTCGTGCTCGTCATCACGGTGCAGCTAGTGACGGCCTGAGCCGCTTGCGAAACGTTCCTGTAGCTTCCCGCCCGACGTTCGGGCACGTGAGATCGAGCTACCAGACAGCGGCGTCGGTCGCACGGCCGCAGCACACGAACCCGCTCACGGCGATCGCCCGTCGTTCGGTCGGCGGCGCCTGCGGGCGCGCCCTGCTGGTAACCGCCGCACTGGCGCTGTTCGCGGCGCCGGTCAACGCACACGGCGGGCCGGGTATCTCGTCGGGGAACGTCGATACACCGACGTGGCTGTTCCTCATGACCGGGGGCGGCGTCATCGCCGTCTCCTTTCTCCTGACCAGTTTCGTCACCGACCGCGACCTGCTCACCGCCTACCACGACCGGCGCGTCACGGTCCCGAACGGGGGCGCGGTCCGGCGCTGGGGCGGTCGGCTGGCTGGCCTCCTCGGTGTCCTCGGACTCGGCGCCGTGCTGGCGACGGGAATCGCCGGCCCCCCGGAAGCCGGCCGGAACTTCGCCGTCCTGTTCGTCTGGGTACTCTGGTGGGCAGGGTTCACAGCGAGTACGTACTTCCTCGGGAACTCCTGGCCCGCCCTCGACCCCTTCGGACGGCTGGCGTCGGTACTCCCCACGACCGGCTCCGTCGAACTGCCCGATTGGGTCGGCCGATGGCCCGCCGTCGCCGGCCTGCTCCTGCTCGTGTGGTTGGAGGTCGTGACCGAAGTGGCCTCGGACCCGCGTCAACTGACCGTCGTCGTCGCCGCCTACGTCGCCGCGACGCTCGTCGCGAGTGTCGTGGTGGGACGTGAGACGTGGCGCCGGCAGATCGACCCGATCGCGGGCGTGTTCGACCTCTACGGGCGCGTCGCGCCGGTCCAGCGGACTGACGAGGGGCTGGAGATCGTCGCCCCCGGCGCGGCGCTGACGGAAGGGAATACCGACGCGACGACCCGTGAGAGCGAGATCGGCTTCGTGATCGCGCTGCTGTGGGTGACGACCTTCGACGGCTTCGTCGCCACGCCCGCGTGGCAGTCGCTCGCGGCACCGATCGTTCGGGCGGGCCTGCCCGCCGAGTTGGCCTACTTCGCCGCGATGCTGCTGGGCTACGCCGCCTTCTTCGGGATCTACTGGGCGGCCTCGAAGCGGGTTCGGACCAGCGGGCCGACCTACCGGTCGGCGCCGACCATCGCCGCCGCGTTCGCGCCCGCGCTGTTGCCCATCGCCGCGGGCTACCACCTCGGCCACTACCTTCCGTACCTGCTCCAACAGCTCCCCGCCGCGGTGGTCGTCGCCGCGGCGCCGTTCGCTCCGCCGCTGACCCCGCCCGTGCTCGGACTGCCGGGGTGGATCAGCTGGGTCGGCCCGCTGTCGGTGCTCGCGGGGCACCTGCTCGCGGTATGGGTCTCCCACTCTCGGGCGTTCGAACTGTTCACCGGGCGGCTCCAACCGATCCGGAGCCAGTACCCCTACGTGGGCGTGATGGTGCTGTACACCATCACGGGGCTCTGGCTACTGGCACAACCGACCATCGACGCACCCTTCATCTGATCATGACCGAACCAACCACCGACGAGGCGGCGTTCGTCGTCGACGACGACGAGGCCGCACGCTGTCCGTACTGTGGCCGACCGTTCCCGAGCGACCACCTCCGCACGCTCCACGTCGGCGAGACACACGGGGACACGATGACCGACGCCGAGGCGGAAGCGTACGCCGAGGCCGACGACCAGGAGAGCGACGACCTGTTCGTGTTCCACCTGAAAGTGCTCGGCGCGCTCTCGTTCATCATGTTCCTGTTCGTCTACAGCTACTCCTTCGTCTGGTCGTAGGCCCTGCTGGCTGTTTCTTCGTCTGTCGGGCTTCGTGGAGCGTGACGTCCCTCGCCGTCCTCGAAGTCGCCGGCGTGGATCGTCTGGTCGTCGGCCTCGATCCGGTCACGGAACGGGTCGGGGAGGGACGGTTCGCACGTGCCTGTCAGAGATGACGGCTAGCTCAATGGCCGCTGGCGGGAAGGAGACAGGAAAACAGTGCCGGCGCTGTGTGACTCCGAGGGTAACGCGTGAGCGCGACGAAAAAGACCGCGTCCGTGACGGCGCCTTACTGGATCGAGTACGACGCCGCGACCGTCAGCGCGAGGAAGCCGACGAAACCGAGCAGCATCACGTAGGTCACCGAGCGGGGCTCCCAGACGAGGTGCTGGAAGTAGCCCGCGACGACCACCGCCTTGATCACCGAGAGCACGGTGATCAGCGCGAGCGCGATGACGTAGGCCTCCTCCATCAGGGCGGTCCGTTCGACGACCACCTGGAGCGTCGCGATGACGAACAGTGCCACGTAGATTCCGGTGTAGAGTTTTGTTCGTGCCATTGGTCTAGACGATGTAGAACAGCGGGAACAGGAACAGCCAGACGATGTCGACGAAGTGCCAGTACAGACCGAAGTACTCGAGCGTCTCGTCGTTGCCGTCGGCGTATGCGCCGTTCCAGGCCCGCCAGATGAGGTAGGCCGTGATCAGCAGTCCCGCGATCACGTGACCCATGTGCAGGCCCGTGGTGAGGTAGTACGTCGAGGCACGCACGCTGGAGTCCAGCCACGTGCCCTCGTGGAACAGTTCGATCCACTCGATCCCCTTGTTCACGAGGAAGCCAAGCCCGAGCGTGAACGTCACGACGAGGCTGGCCACGATCCCCTTGCGGCTGTGTTTCTTCGCAGCCACGAGTGCGAGGATCACCGAGAACGAACTGGTCAGCAGCAGGTAGGTGTTGACCAGCCCCGGGATCGGGTTGTGCGGGATGGGATGCCACTCCGTCCAGCCGTAGGCTACACGGAGGAAGATGGCGGCACCGATGAAGGCCCCGAACAGCACCACGTCGGAGGCCAGGAACACCCACATCCCCATCTTCGTGTTCTCGACGCCCGCGAAGGGCCACGTCTCGCCGAAGCCGCCTTCGTGGGCCGTGAAGTTCTCGTAGCCCATAGCGGCGATCGAGCCGATCAGGCCGACGACGCCGACAACCGAGGTCGCCATGTAGAACACGCCCTCGAGGCCTTCGGGGTAGCTCCCGACCTGGAGGCCGGAGAGCCCGATGACCGTGACAAACGTGAACAGGCCGATGACCGCGGGCCAGATGCTCGCGTGGTCGACGTGGACGTCGTCGTCGTTCGCGTGTTCGATCGCGTCGTGTGCGGTGGCGTGACCGCCGTCGGTGGCGGCCGTGCCGCCGTCGGCAGCGGTTGCCCCGCTGTGACCGCTATCGCTCGAACCGCTCAGGAACTCGAGCGCGCCGTTCTTGTAGGTCGGCGTACCGGGGAAGTTCTCCATCGGCGGCGGAGAGGAGACCGCCCACTCGGCGGTCGTCGAGTACGGCCACGGGTTACCCGCGGCGTCCTCGCCGGCGAGGAGGCTCTTGGTGAGGTTGTAGATGATCAGCAGCACCGCGATCCCGAGGATCACCGCACCCACGGAGGCGATCCGGTGCCAGACCAGGTACTCGGGCCGGTAGGCGAAGACGCGCCGGGGAGTCCCCCACGCGAGGAACAGCGGGAAGTAGAGCAGGTTGAACCCGGTGAAGAACACCGCGAAGCTCACCTTCCCGAGGAACTCGTCGTAGGTCTTCCCGGTCATCTTCGGGAACCAGTAGAACAGGGCGGCGATCAGCGCCGTCGCCCCGCTCACCATCACGTAGTGGAAGTGCGCGACGACCCAGTAGGTGCCGCGGAACTCGTAGTCGAGCACGACCGCGCCGAGGAACACGCCGGTGATCCCACCGACGATGAACAGCACGAGCGCGCCGAACGCGTACAGCATCGGGGTGTCCCACCGGATCCGCCCCTTGATCAGGGTGTAGATCAGCGAGAACACCATCAGGTCGAACGGCAACGAGATACCGATCGTCGTCGCCATGAACAGCGTCTTCACCTCGAGGTTGATCGAGGTGAGGAACATGTGGTGCATCCAGACGATGAAGCTCTGGAGCGCCACCAGCACCATCGAGACGATGAACCACTTGCGGCCGACGATCCGGTTACCCGAGAACGTCTGGAAGATCTCCGCCATCGCCCCCAGCGCGGGGAAGAAGACGATGTACACCTCGGGGTGGCCGAAGAACCAGAAGAGGTGGGTCCACAGCACCGACCCACCCTCGGTGGTCATCGAGAAGTACATCGTTCCGAGCATTCGGTCCGACAGCAGGATCATTACCGCGGCCAGCAGCGCCGCGAACGCGAGCAGCATCATCCAGACGGTGAGCAGCCACGACCACGTGAACAGCGGGAGGCTGCGCATCGTCAGGCCAGGTGCCCGCATGCGGTGGATCGTGGTGATGAAGTTCACCCCACCGACGGTGACGGATGCACAGAACGTGACGAGCGCGAACACCGTCGTCGTCGCGCCGATGCTCGGCATGAACGCCGGGATGTTCAGCGGTGCGTACAGCGTCCACCCGCCAGCGAACGTCGATCCCTGGAAGAAGGATGCGAAGACCATCAGCCCCGAGGCCAGGTAGAGCCAGTAGGACAGCGCGTTCAGCCGCGGGAACGAGAGGTCCTCGGCCCCGATCTGGAGCGGGACGATGTAGTTAGCGAACCCGGTCGCGAACGGCGAGATGAACCAGAAGACCATGATCAGCCCGTGCAGCGAGACGGACTGGTTGTACGCCATGGCCGAGAGGATGCCCTCGCCGGGCGCTCGCGGACTCCACATCTGGGCGCGGATCAGCAGCGCGAGCACCCCGCCGAAGAGGAGGAAGAACATCGACGTCACGATGTAGAGGATGCCGACGTCCTTGTGGTTGGTCGTGACTATCCAGCGCTTGAGCGACGAGCGCGGTGGGAGGTGCCCACCCTCGTCGTGGCTGTCACCCGGCAGTGCCGTCGCCGTGCCGCCGTCGGTTCGTGGTTGAGTGTCGTCAGTCATACGTTACGCCTCCGCCGCAGCGATGTTGCCGGCAGAATCGTTCTGCGCGGCCGCGTGCTGCTCCGCGTACCAGTTGTTGTAGGCTTCCTCCTCCATGACGATTATGTCAGCGTCCATGTAGGAGTGACCCTGCCCACAGAGTTCGTAACAGTGGGCAGTGTGGTTCCTGGGCTCCTCTGCCTTGAACCACGTCTCCGTGTACTCGCCGGGGATCGCGTCACCTTTCACCGAGAGCGACGGGATCCCGAAGTTGTGGAACACGTCCGCTGACGTTATCCGTAAGTTCACCTGGGTGTCGGCGGGAACGCGCAGCGTGCCCGTCGTGTTCACCCCCGTGTACTCACCGTCGTCGTCGAGGTAGTGGAAGTTCCAGCCGAACTGGTAGCCCTCCACCTCGACGTCGATCCCCTGTTCGCCAGTCTGCCCTTCGACGAACAGGAGCGTCCCGTAGGTCCACGCGATCAGCGAGATCACGATGATCGCACTCAGGCTCAGCGAGAGGAACAGCTTCTTGCCCTTCCCCCCACCGGTCGGGATCTCGCCGAGTTTGGGGCGGTCCTCGTCGTCGGTGCCCCCTCGGTAGCTGTATTCGTACGCATTTTTCAACATGTAGCCGATAACGACGGCTCCCACCAGGGTTCCCAGACCGAGGAACACCCAGTAGATCTCACTGAACACTTCCACCCGTGTTCCGCGGGGGATCAGCCCCCCCATCTGGAGCACGGATGCGGTTATGGCATCAGGTATCATCGGCACTCTTGATACACATAGTCGCCACGCTCCGACCTTAGTGGTTTCGAACGCTCGCGTGCGCGCGGGGCGTGGAAATAATTCGCCGGGTCGCGACGAGAGACAGGAATAAGGTGACGGCATCCTAAACCGCCACGTATGCTTCACGCCGAGGGACCGATGCTTACCGTCGACGTCGGTGACCGGACCGCCGAACGCGTCGACATCGACGACGTGCTGGAAAACACGATCGGCGGACGTGCCACGGCTACGGCGCTCGCTCACGATCGAATCCCATTCGACGCCGACCCGTTCGGCCCGGAGAACCGCGCGTACCTTTCGACCGGCCCGATGCAGATGAGCCGGATGTCCTTCACCGGACGGATGAACATGACCGGCCTCTCGCCGCTAACCGACGGGTTGGTGTCGACGAACGCCGGGGGCTACCTCTCGCGGAACTTCACCGGTGCCGGGCTGTCAGTGCTCGAACTGGTCGGCGAGAGCGACGAACTGCTCGCAGTCCACGTCACCGACGGTCCCGACGGACCGGAAGTCGAGTTCGAGGCCGTCCCCGAACTGGAGGGCGCGGAGACGAGTCGCGTCTCGGCGTACATGGAGACCCACCACGACCTCGGGCCCGAGAACTGCATCACGATCGGTCCCGCCGGTGAGAACCTCGTTCGCTACGCGTCGGTGATGACGTTCGACTCCCGCGCGTTCGGACGCGGGGGGATCGGCGCCATCCTCGGCTCGAAGAACGTCAAGTGTGTGACTTTCGAGGGCGACTCGACGCCGGAGGTCGAGATTCCCGACCCGCCGGCGATGGACGTTCACCGTGAGGCCGCCACCAGCGACGACCTCATGCGTCGACAGGGGACGACTGGCAACACGGAGTTCATCAACGACAACTTCTCGATTCCGACGCGGTACTTCGACGACTACGAGTTCGAGAGCATCGCGAACATCGGGGGCGACGCCGTCGAGGAGAAGAAGTACAAGAAAGGCGCCTGCTCGCAGTGTGCCTACGCCTGCAAGCTCCCGACCAAAGACGAAGAGCGTGGCGTCGAGACCGAAGGGCCGGAGTTCGAGACGGTGTACTCCTTCGGGACCTGCCAGGGCGTCGGCGACATCGTCGACGTGATGATCTCGAACGAACTCTGTGACG
It includes:
- a CDS encoding metal-dependent hydrolase family protein; translation: MQLLEGGTIVDADGTLDADVLIDDGTIELVGDASDENVDSRIDVSGRFIAPGMIDTHVHLMMDGRPDAESVQGDSEAAMAFRAAENLRNAVRAGVTTTRDLGAAATLAIDARDAVADGQVLGPRVQAAGKNVVMTGGHGHWFGREADGPHEVRKAVREQLKAGADAIKCMATGGVLTTGAQTGAPELTPVELEALVETAEAAGVRTAAHCHGTQGIKNAVLAGIDSVEHGTFMDEEAAELMAERDTYWVPTVSALKGIVGNSDAGIPAQAVEKAKEAGDRMAAAWEYGLDAGVPIAMGTDAGTPFNYHEDAAHELAYMVEYGLDEAGALEAATVNAADLLGLDDTGMIEKGYRADLLVLPENPLEDVQAWQSPEQVYLAGEQVR
- a CDS encoding ferritin-like domain-containing protein produces the protein MFPTNSGGDDDDSARSSRRRFVGAMATLSAVGLAGCAGGDATDTPTDGPMSTMTDTPTATATEEPTPEPTEEPTETPQPAAPDVPVLNYALTLEHLENVFYRDGLETFSDDELMNADALSAFNETVRMQVPEYLRTVGAHEQAHVDALTATIEDLNGDPIGEGEYDFGYETPSEFFQVGAALENTGVAAYAGAAPKVVNNDLLAVAAGIHSNEARHAAFLNLVNDDAPFPNAVDEAMSVDEVLEVAGQFVTSEVDPSAYELDEDRPTHDRKAENDTSDVDVLNYALTLEHLENAFYRDGLAGFSDEELMNADVLSDYDTKIQEKVPGHLAMVGDHEAAHVSAISDTVEQLGGTPVEEAEYDFGYETPSEFLGVAKALENTGVAAYAGAAPTVSADAVFNAAIGIHSVEARHASFLNELNVESPFPVAVDEPMTMAEVQEVAGQFIVE
- a CDS encoding ArsR/SmtB family transcription factor, coding for MEAALWYVLSGTRGGPNRARVLRAVDERPRNPNQLAEALDLNYDTVRHHLDVLADNDIVHASGDDYGAVYLPTDRARNNWDVVEEIIEGLEQP
- a CDS encoding DUF7410 domain-containing protein, whose translation is MTEPTTDEAAFVVDDDEAARCPYCGRPFPSDHLRTLHVGETHGDTMTDAEAEAYAEADDQESDDLFVFHLKVLGALSFIMFLFVYSYSFVWS
- a CDS encoding cytochrome C oxidase subunit IV family protein, whose translation is MARTKLYTGIYVALFVIATLQVVVERTALMEEAYVIALALITVLSVIKAVVVAGYFQHLVWEPRSVTYVMLLGFVGFLALTVAASYSIQ
- a CDS encoding cbb3-type cytochrome c oxidase subunit I, with protein sequence MTDDTQPRTDGGTATALPGDSHDEGGHLPPRSSLKRWIVTTNHKDVGILYIVTSMFFLLFGGVLALLIRAQMWSPRAPGEGILSAMAYNQSVSLHGLIMVFWFISPFATGFANYIVPLQIGAEDLSFPRLNALSYWLYLASGLMVFASFFQGSTFAGGWTLYAPLNIPAFMPSIGATTTVFALVTFCASVTVGGVNFITTIHRMRAPGLTMRSLPLFTWSWLLTVWMMLLAFAALLAAVMILLSDRMLGTMYFSMTTEGGSVLWTHLFWFFGHPEVYIVFFPALGAMAEIFQTFSGNRIVGRKWFIVSMVLVALQSFIVWMHHMFLTSINLEVKTLFMATTIGISLPFDLMVFSLIYTLIKGRIRWDTPMLYAFGALVLFIVGGITGVFLGAVVLDYEFRGTYWVVAHFHYVMVSGATALIAALFYWFPKMTGKTYDEFLGKVSFAVFFTGFNLLYFPLFLAWGTPRRVFAYRPEYLVWHRIASVGAVILGIAVLLIIYNLTKSLLAGEDAAGNPWPYSTTAEWAVSSPPPMENFPGTPTYKNGALEFLSGSSDSGHSGATAADGGTAATDGGHATAHDAIEHANDDDVHVDHASIWPAVIGLFTFVTVIGLSGLQVGSYPEGLEGVFYMATSVVGVVGLIGSIAAMGYENFTAHEGGFGETWPFAGVENTKMGMWVFLASDVVLFGAFIGAAIFLRVAYGWTEWHPIPHNPIPGLVNTYLLLTSSFSVILALVAAKKHSRKGIVASLVVTFTLGLGFLVNKGIEWIELFHEGTWLDSSVRASTYYLTTGLHMGHVIAGLLITAYLIWRAWNGAYADGNDETLEYFGLYWHFVDIVWLFLFPLFYIV
- the coxB gene encoding cytochrome c oxidase subunit II; this translates as MIPDAITASVLQMGGLIPRGTRVEVFSEIYWVFLGLGTLVGAVVIGYMLKNAYEYSYRGGTDDEDRPKLGEIPTGGGKGKKLFLSLSLSAIIVISLIAWTYGTLLFVEGQTGEQGIDVEVEGYQFGWNFHYLDDDGEYTGVNTTGTLRVPADTQVNLRITSADVFHNFGIPSLSVKGDAIPGEYTETWFKAEEPRNHTAHCYELCGQGHSYMDADIIVMEEEAYNNWYAEQHAAAQNDSAGNIAAAEA
- a CDS encoding aldehyde ferredoxin oxidoreductase C-terminal domain-containing protein, encoding MLHAEGPMLTVDVGDRTAERVDIDDVLENTIGGRATATALAHDRIPFDADPFGPENRAYLSTGPMQMSRMSFTGRMNMTGLSPLTDGLVSTNAGGYLSRNFTGAGLSVLELVGESDELLAVHVTDGPDGPEVEFEAVPELEGAETSRVSAYMETHHDLGPENCITIGPAGENLVRYASVMTFDSRAFGRGGIGAILGSKNVKCVTFEGDSTPEVEIPDPPAMDVHREAATSDDLMRRQGTTGNTEFINDNFSIPTRYFDDYEFESIANIGGDAVEEKKYKKGACSQCAYACKLPTKDEERGVETEGPEFETVYSFGTCQGVGDIVDVMISNELCDELGMDTISAGVTVAAYLKSEDAFGDAELVHETLEKIARREGIGDLLAEGVDRAHEELGVNNYTVKGMEFAAHDGRTLHGQGLSYAVANRGADHMYGGMLGLEYSGQVDPEGTLGKAETLIGLENHNVVRDSGVVCAFGGEYLTDERLEQLFDTEYEQLQAVGARAIERERHFNNKRGKDVENDRLPYEIPDLAEAVQEYYEARGWNDDGTIPDSSIDSVAPAAADD